Proteins from one Chitinophaga oryzae genomic window:
- a CDS encoding MDR family MFS transporter: protein MIAKITQTYRSSFSGLSRETWLLSLVILINRTGTMVAPFLSIYLTKNLHRDIADAGLIITLFGVGAVLGSLASGYFIDKLGFRAVQIFTSVTGGVLFIAFGYITHFPALCVMTVILSFVAEAFRPANGAAIAAYSKPENLTRSYSLNRFAMNLGWALGSSLGGILAAINYHLLFWVEGGVYITVGLLITFLLPAYKGVPRKSAVSGIARDLPIWKDPFLFRFLIWVTVYTASFGLIFRLVPIYWKEDWHINESVIGLLLGVNGVIIALFEMVLVRRWESRKSAMYYIIGGVVVTAAGYLFFIIPPVVPIALAFLGVVFFTVGEMMAFPFINAVIMGRSNDTNRGRYAAAYALTWSVAQVVGPGGGALVAERWGFGMLWSILIGVCLICAAGLWRLSLKKAVAA from the coding sequence ATGATAGCGAAGATTACGCAGACCTACCGGTCTTCCTTCAGTGGCCTGAGCAGAGAGACATGGTTACTGAGCCTGGTGATATTGATTAACCGTACGGGCACCATGGTGGCGCCGTTTCTGAGCATCTATCTCACGAAAAACCTGCACCGCGACATTGCAGATGCGGGCCTCATCATCACCCTGTTTGGCGTAGGCGCTGTACTGGGATCGCTGGCCAGCGGTTATTTTATTGACAAACTGGGCTTCCGGGCCGTTCAGATTTTTACTTCCGTCACCGGCGGTGTTTTGTTCATCGCCTTTGGTTATATCACTCATTTCCCGGCGCTGTGTGTGATGACGGTCATCCTGAGTTTTGTGGCGGAAGCCTTCCGGCCTGCCAATGGGGCAGCTATTGCCGCTTATTCCAAACCGGAGAACCTGACCCGTTCCTATTCGCTTAACCGGTTTGCCATGAACCTGGGCTGGGCGTTGGGCAGTTCCCTCGGCGGCATACTGGCAGCCATCAATTATCACCTGCTGTTCTGGGTGGAAGGCGGTGTATACATCACCGTCGGCCTGTTAATTACCTTTTTATTGCCTGCTTATAAAGGCGTTCCGCGCAAGTCCGCTGTCAGCGGCATCGCCCGCGATCTGCCTATCTGGAAAGATCCTTTCCTGTTCCGGTTCCTTATCTGGGTAACGGTGTATACCGCTTCTTTCGGGCTCATTTTCCGCCTGGTGCCTATCTATTGGAAAGAAGACTGGCATATCAACGAATCGGTGATCGGGTTGCTGCTGGGGGTGAACGGCGTTATTATCGCGCTGTTTGAAATGGTGCTGGTAAGACGCTGGGAGAGCCGTAAATCAGCTATGTACTATATTATAGGCGGCGTGGTGGTAACAGCGGCGGGTTACCTGTTTTTCATTATTCCCCCGGTAGTGCCGATTGCACTGGCTTTCCTGGGAGTGGTGTTTTTTACGGTGGGGGAGATGATGGCGTTTCCTTTTATCAATGCGGTGATCATGGGCCGTTCCAACGATACTAACAGGGGCCGTTATGCGGCGGCCTATGCGCTGACCTGGTCGGTAGCGCAGGTGGTAGGTCCCGGCGGCGGCGCCCTGGTGGCGGAGCGTTGGGGCTTTGGTATGCTGTGGTCTATATTGATAGGGGTTTGTCTTATCTGTGCGGCGGGATTGTGGCGCCTCTCCCTGAAAAAGGCCGTGGCGGCTTGA